From Erigeron canadensis isolate Cc75 chromosome 8, C_canadensis_v1, whole genome shotgun sequence, one genomic window encodes:
- the LOC122609685 gene encoding uncharacterized protein LOC122609685 yields the protein MASRAMAAKEHVEEIRREKFSIGREENKLSGDLTQAVKYLSAELYAKDVHFLMELIQNAEDNEYNEGVDPSLEFVITSKDITNTGAATTLLVFNNEKGFSRKNIDSICSVGLSTKKGLRKRGYIGEKGIGFKSVFLITSQPYIFSNGYQIRFNEKPCQHCNIGYIVPEWVEEDPTLSAIQSVYGSSTSLPTTTLVLPLKAEKVKAVKDQLSNVHPEVLLFLAKIKRLSVREVNEDPRLNTVSAISISSEKNFVTLKSMDAESYSLHLTAEDTGNDDDTECGYYMWKQRFPVRQENKVDARSEVEEWVITLAFPNGKRLKRGTSMPGIYSFLPTETVTNFPFIIQADFLLASSRENILWDNKWNQGILDCVPVAFLNAFTSLVKSSANAPVSSLPNQFRFLPILESSHPKLNRIRDAIKTRMMGETIIPCESYTVQKLFSKPGEVFRMMPSFWSILNEARNEGVSFDNISSHGAYILTSSFDKAEYKSILEFLEIQYVDYEWYAKCIASSNLVKGVSEGVYLQLLVFIAEEWRSFHKTNIKNISLIKYVGMDGKVDLFKVSACANKLLATDSDHISWLINWNTEFHCSTGQYFMPKATQEAIGSCSKKQVLRKWLEEEVAVEFVRVYEYAVQLSSSLGSDRKLAVTYAHFLYNSLRKKYLQNYEVEIICDDMPIVDNYGRVTTRRRGVLVPASGSKWVELIRSNPWRQHDFVELGEEYTHRVRYFGTETSGKELLLFLATYVGASDVPHLSPPNAAVPTMSSPLTESNTLLLLDWLYNLRAKRVDLPERFLSSIKNGSWLKVSLSGSPSYRPPSESFMLESSIGHLLQNGSVLVDIPLVDVEFYGNEIHRYKDELKVIGVRFDNKDACEFIGNRLMSIAASSKLTRDNVVSILKFIQYLGANCIPSKDFVDSIKDGKWLRTSQGDMSPRNSVLSSHEWNAASEISDIPFIDQDYYGGELLSFKKELEMLDVVVSFGQNCYQLVSHNLKSSSSITSLSSDALLLILRCIQKLESSDKLVQAVKNKKCLKTTLGDRCPSECFLISPESEWGCLLQVFGSFPILDEKFYGRSVISMSKELKIIGVMVEFEDASKEFSRTFKQQVSSSSIRKENVFSFLECYRKLKKLKVTFPTELKDCIRKEKWLRTKFGDYRSPNNCVLFGKSWEPVSPITLLPFVDDSDNFYGNEIHGYHEELEKLGVMINFKDGAKFVADGLLLPQDCSGLTPVNIYALLDSVKRLLEVDSKLLLDTKSDVKKSLLQKVSEKKWLKTHFGYKRPDECLLFCSPWDTFLKPNDAPFIDQEFYGSTIQSYKDALNLLGVIADTGKACKLLARFLKSQSKFESIQRIYSFLFNFNWEPVDEDKKKIWIPRGTENGEWVSPQDCVLHDKNNLFEDQLYVLEKFKYDDNILSFMANVFKVNVHPSADDYCKLWKKWECSERKITHIECCAFWEFLVGSWNSAEEIFKKNVSKLPVRDPKSDGIILSNKGDTFIDDDLFLMDLFQKELDKTSSRPIFVWYPQPTMNSLTRTKLLDIYSKLGVRTLSESAQKIVSDVDDVGFESVSSRDKIVKRGLLKLILGFLAVPDVKLEAEKRCELVSRVLAIEAFETIEPMVVRYSLSFSSGEPVNVEAPRMIRWDKQNFKFYMQRMERSSGYKSVFEYATHFAEVIADGVLWENAELVPQLSELIRLGFLVEFDEEAIEFLMKTKNLQLFLEDQDFISSIFSS from the exons ATGGCTAGTAGGGCGATGGCGGCGAAGGAGCATGTGGAGGAGATACGGCGGGAGAAGTTTTCGATCGGCAGAGAAGAGAATAAGTTGTCCGGCGATCTTACTCAGGCCGTTAAATATCTTTCCGCCGAACTCTACGCCAAAGACGTCCATTTCCTCATGGAACTTATTCAG AATGCAGAGGACAACGAGTATAATGAGGGAGTTGATCCATCGTTGGAGTTTGTTATTACGTCTAAGGATATAACAAACACCGGAGCTGCAACCACGTTGCTAGTTTTCAACAATGAGAAAGGTTTTTCTAGGAAGAACATTGATTCTATATGCAGTGTGGGTTTGTCTACTAAGAAAGGCCTTCGTAAACGGGGCTACATTGGCGAGAAAG GTATCGGGTTCAAGAGTGTATTTCTGATAACATCTCAGCCGTATATATTTAGTAATGGTTATCAGATTAGGTTCAATGAAAAACCTTGCCAGCACTGTAATATCGGGTATATAGTTCCTGAATGGGTTGAGGAGGATCCAACTTTATCTGCCATTCAAAGTGTATATGGTTCATCGACCTCCCTTCCAACAACGACTCTCGTCTTGCCATTGAAAGCAGAAAAGGTCAAAGCGGTGAAGGATCAACTTTCAAATGTCCATCCTGaagttcttttatttttggccAAGATAAAGCGGCTTTCAGTAAGAGAAGTCAATGAGGATCCTAGGCTTAACACTGTGAGCGCGATATCCATCTCCAGTGAGAAAAACTTTGTTACCTTGAAGAGCATGGATGCTGAGTCCTACAGTCTTCATCTTACTGCTGAAGATACTGGGAATGATGATGACACGGAATGTGGGTACTATATGTGGAAGCAAAGATTTCCGGTTAGACAGGAAAACAAAGTTGATGCACGATCCGAAGTTGAAGAATGGGTTATCACACTGGCTTTTCCAAatgggaaaagactcaaaagaGGCACGAGCATGCCTGGCATTTATTCGTTTCTACCAACAGAGACGGTTACAAACTTTCCTTTTATCATCCAAGCAGATTTTCTTTTGGCATCATCTCGAGAAAATATTCTCTGGGATAACAAATGGAACCAAGGAATTCTTGATTGCGTGCCAGTTGCTTTTTTAAATGCATTTACATCACTTGTAAAGTCTTCGGCAAATGCTCCTGTGTCAAGTCTCCCGAACCAGTTCCGGTTCTTACCCATCCTAGAATCATCTCATCCTAAACTGAATCGGATTCGTGATGCAATTAAAACGAGAATGATGGGTGAGACTATTATCCCATGTGAGTCATACACTGTGCAAAAGTTGTTCTCTAAGCCTGGTGAAGTTTTTCGGATGATGCCTTCATTTTGGAGCATTTTGAACGAGGCAAGGAATGAAGGTGTGAGTTTCGATAATATTTCATCTCACGGAGCTTATATTCTCACTTCTTCATTTGATAAAGCAGAGTACAAGTCCATTTTggagtttttggaaatccagtATGTTGATTATGAATGGTATGCAAAGTGCATAGCCAGTTCTAATCTTGTAAAAGGCGTGTCGGAGGGTGTTTATTTGCAACTTCTGGTATTCATTGCGGAGGAATGGAGGTCTTTTCACAAGACCAACATCAAGAACATATCCTTGATAAAGTATGTCGGGATGGATGGCAAAGTTGATCTATTCAAAGTTAGTGCATGTGCAAACAAGCTGCTTGCTACAGATTCTGATCACATCTCTTGGCTAATTAATTGGAACACAGAATTCCATTGCTCAACTGGTCAATACTTTATGCCTAAAGCCACACAAGAAGCAATTGGATCATGTTCTAAGAAGCAGGTTTTAAGAAAGTGGCTTGAAGAAGAGGTGGCAGTTGAATTCGTCAGAGTTTATGAATATGCTGTTCAGCTTAGCTCTTCACTTGGTTCTGACCGCAAATTGGCTGTTACTTATGCTCACTTTCTTTACAACTCCCTAAGAAAGAAGTACTTGCAGAATTATGAGGTTGAAATTATCTGCGATGATATGCCGATTGTGGATAATTATGGGAGGGTGACGACAAGAAGACGTGGGGTTCTTGTGCCAGCAAGTGGAAGCAAATGGGTTGAACTGATTCGTTCAAATCCTTGGAGACAACATGATTTTGTTGAGTTGGGAGAAGAGTATACCCATCGCGTGAGATATTTTGGTACTGAAACATCGGGCAAAGAACTTCTTTTGTTTCTGGCAACTTATGTTGGAGCATCTGATGTTCCTCATCTATCTCCCCCTAATGCTGCTGTACCTACTATGTCATCCCCACTAACTGAAAGTAACACATTGTTGCTTCTAGACTGGCTTTACAATCTAAGGGCAAAGAGGGTTGATTTACCAGAAAGGTTTTTGTCATCCATAAAAAATGGCAGCTGGTTAAAGGTCTCTCTGAGCGGCAGTCCTAGCTACAGGCCCCCTTCAGAATCATTCATGCTTGAATCATCAATTGGTCATCTTCTACAGAATGGATCAGTTCTAGTTGACATCCCATTGGTGGATGTTGAGTTCTATGGTAATGAGATACATAGATACAAAGATGAGCTGAAAGTAATTGGTGTACGCTTTGACAACAAGGATGCCTGTGAATTCATTGGTAACCGTCTAATGTCCATTGCAGCTTCCTCAAAGCTTACAAGGGACAATGTTGTTTCAATACTGAAATTTATTCAGTACTTAGGAGCAAATTGTATCCCTAGTAAGGACTTTGTTGACAGCATCAAAGACGGTAAATGGCTGAGAACATCTCAAGGTGATATGAGTCCAAGAAACTCTGTTTTGTCCAGTCATGAATGGAATGCTGCTTCAGAAATTAGTGACATTCCATTTATAGACCAAGATTACTATGGTGGAGAATTACTTTCTTTCAAGAAAGAACTAGAAATGCTGGATGTGGTAGTGAGTTTCGGCCAGAATTGTTACCAGCTTGTTTCACACAATTTGAAATCCTCTTCTTCTATTACTTCTTTGTCATCTGATGCTCTCCTGTTAATCTTACGGTGCATACAGAAGTTAGAGTCATCAGATAAGCTGGTGCAGGCAgttaaaaacaagaaatgtttgAAGACAACCTTAGGCGACAGATGCCCATCTGAATGTTTTTTGATTAGTCCAGAATCTGAATGGGGTTGCCTTTTACAGGTGTTTGGATCATTCCCAATTCTTGATGAAAAGTTTTATGGACGCTCAGTTATTTCAATgtcaaaagaattgaaaataATTGGTGTTATGGTGGAGTTTGAGGACGCCAGCAAAGAATTTTCACGCACATTCAAACAACAGGTTTCTTCATCTTCTATCCGGAAAGAAAATGTTTTTTCATTTCTGGAATGCTACAGGaagttgaagaagttgaaggtCACGTTTCCTACGGAGCTGAAGGACTGCATACGCAAAGAGAAATGGCTAAGAACAAAATTTGGTGATTACAGATCACCAAACAATTGCGTTCTTTTTGGAAAAAGTTGGGAACCAGTTTCTCCAATTACTCTCCTTCCATTCGTTGATGACAGTGATAATTTCTATGGTAATGAAATTCATGGTTATCATGAGGAGCTGGAGAAGTTAGGCGTGATGATCAACTTTAAAGACGGTGCCAAGTTTGTGGCTGATGGCCTTTTGTTACCTCAGGACTGCAGTGGGCTTACTCctgtaaatatatatgcattgcTTGATTCTGTGAAGAGACTTCTAGAAGTTGATTCCAAACTTCTTTTGGATACAAAAAGTGATGTTAAAAAGTCTCTGCTACAGAAAGTGTCTGAGAAGAAGTGGTTAAAAACCCACTTTGGATACAAACGTCCGGATGAGTGCCTGCTCTTTTGTTCTCCTTGGGATACTTTCTTGAAACCAAATGATGCTCCATTTATTGATCAAGAGTTTTATGGTTCTACAATTCAATCCTACAAAGATGCGCTCAATCTTTTAGGAGTAATAGCCGATACCGGTAAGGCATGCAAGCTGCTTGCTCGTTTCCTCAAGTCTCAGTCAAAGTTCGAAAGCATTCAACGAATCTACAgctttttgttcaattttaattGGGAGCCTGTTGATGAAGACAAGAAAAAGATCTGGATACCAAGAGGAACCGAGAATGGAGAGTGGGTCAGCCCTCAAGATTGTGTTCTTCATGATAAAAACAATCTTTTTGAAGATCAGTTGTATGTTCTGGAGAAGTTCAAGTATGATGACAACATTCTCTCCTTTATGGCTAATGTTTTTAAAGTGAATGTGCATCCGTCAGCTGACGACTACTGCAAGCTTTGGAAGAAATGGGAATGTTCAGAACGTAAAATCACACATATTGAATGCTGTGCCTTTTGGGAGTTTTTGGTTGGTAGCTGGAACTCGGCAGaggaaattttcaaaaagaacgTGTCAAAACTTCCTGTCCGGGATCCTAAATCTGATGGGATCATTCTATCTAATAAAGGAGACACTTTCATAGACGACGATCTTTTTCTAATGGATCTTTTCCAAAAAGAACTTGACAAAACTTCTTCTCGTCCCATTTTTGTATGGTATCCTCAACCAACAATGAATTCTCTCACCCGTACCAAGCTTCTGGACATCTACAGCAAACTTGGTGTTCGTACCTTATCTGAATCTGCCCAGAAAATTGTATCTGATGTTGATGACGTTGGATTTGAATCAGTGAGTTCAAGGGATAAGATCGTAAAAAGGGGTTTGCTCAAACTTATTCTTGGATTTCTTGCTGTCCCAGATGTAAAACTTGAGGCTGAAAAGAGATGCGAACTAGTTAGCCGTGTACTTGCAATTGAAGCTTTTGAGACAATAGAACCAATGGTTGTCCGATATAGTCTATCTTTCTCTTCTGGTGAGCCAGTCAATGTTGAAGCTCCGAGAATGATCCGTTGGGACAAGCAGAACTTCAAGTTCTATATGCAAAGGATGGAGAGATCTTCTGGTTACAAGAGCGTGTTTGAATATGCTACTCATTTTGCTGAAGTAATAGCCGACGGGGTCTTGTGGGAGAATGCTGAACTTGTACCACAACTTTCTGAACTGATCAGGTTGGGGTTTCTGGTGGAGTTTGATGAGGAAGCCATAGAGTTCCTTATGAAGACAAAGAATCTGCAACTGTTTTTGGAGGATCAAGACTTCATCTCTTCCATATTTTCCTCTTAA